The following are encoded together in the Bos javanicus breed banteng chromosome X, ARS-OSU_banteng_1.0, whole genome shotgun sequence genome:
- the TMEM187 gene encoding transmembrane protein 187, which yields MKPESGQALFHVALASCLCVATVHTGIFEHVSVQVGYEYYAEAPVTSLPAFLAMPFNSLVNMAYVFLGVYWLRSQARAPGGPAERQRARYLKDVFAGMALVYGPVQWLRIGMQTQPTAVLDQWLTLPIFAWPVAWCLFLDRGWKPWLFLAVEGLSLCSYSLALLHPHGFELALGLHIAAAVGQALRIQGRHGNISSGTYLALGVLSCLGFVVLKLCDHELAQWHLFQQLTGHFWSKVCDVLQFHFAFLFLTSLHTC from the coding sequence ATGAAGCCGGAGTCGGGGCAGGCCCTCTTCCACGTGGCCCTGGCCAGCTGCCTCTGCGTGGCCACTGTCCACACTGGTATTTTCGAACATGTCTCTGTCCAAGTGGGCTATGAGTACTATGCGGAAGCCCCGGTCAccagcctccctgccttcctggccATGCCCTTCAACTCTCTCGTTAACATGGCCTACGTGTTCCTGGGGGTGTACTGGCTGCGGAGCCAGGCACGTGCCCCAGGAGGCCCTGCAGAGAGGCAGAGGGCTCGCTACCTGAAAGACGTCTTTGCAGGCATGGCCCTGGTCTATGGCCCGGTTCAGTGGCTGCGCATCGGGATGCAGACACAGCCCACCGCCGTGCTGGACCAGTGGCTCACCTTACCCATCTTCGCGTGGCCAGTGGCCTGGTGCCTCTTCCTGGACAGGGGCTGGAAGCCCTGGCTCTTCCTGGCTGTCGAGGGCCTCTCCCTGTGCAGTTACAGCCTGGCTCTGCTGCACCCCCATGGGTTTGAGTTGGCACTGGGCCTGCACATTGCAGCTGCCGTGGGCCAGGCCCTACGCATCCAGGGGCGCCACGGCAACATTTCCTCTGGAACATACTTGGCTCTGGGCGTGCTCTCCTGCCTGGGCTTTGTGGTCCTCAAGCTATGTGACCATGAGCTTGCGCAGTGGCATCTCTTCCAGCAGCTCACGGGCCACTTCTGGTCCAAAGTCTGTGACGTGCTTCAGTTCCACTTTGCCTTCCTGTTCCTGACCAGCTTACACACCTGCTGA